In Bos indicus isolate NIAB-ARS_2022 breed Sahiwal x Tharparkar chromosome 19, NIAB-ARS_B.indTharparkar_mat_pri_1.0, whole genome shotgun sequence, the following proteins share a genomic window:
- the ORMDL3 gene encoding ORM1-like protein 3 isoform X1, translating into MNVGTAHSEVNPNTRVMNSRGIWLSYVLAIGLLHVVLLSIPFVSVPVVWTLTNLIHNMGMYIFLHTVKGTPFETPDQGKARLLTHWEQMDYGVQFTASRKFLTITPIVLYFLTSFYTKYDQIHFILNTVSLMSVLIPKLPQLHGVRIFGINKY; encoded by the exons ATGAACGTGGGAACAGCACACAGCGAGGTGAACCCCAACACGCGGGTGATGAACAGCCGCGGCATCTGGCTCTCATACGTGCTGGCCATCGGGCTTCTCCACGTCGTGCTGCTCAGCATCCCCTTTGTGAGCGTCCCTGTTGTCTGGACCCTCACCAACCTCATCCACAACATG GGCATGTACATCTTCCTGCACACAGTGAAGGGGACACCCTTTGAGACCCCGGACCAGGGCAAGGCGAGGCTGCTCACCCACTGGGAGCAGATGGACTATGGGGTCCAGTTCACCGCATCTCGGAAATTCCTGACCATCACACCCATCGTGCT GTACTTCCTCACCAGCTTCTATACCAAGTACGACCAGATCCATTTCATCCTCAACACTGTGTCTCTGATGAGCGTGCTCATCCCCAAGCTGCCCCAGCTCCACGGAGTTCGGATTTTTGGAATCAATAAGTACTGA
- the ORMDL3 gene encoding ORM1-like protein 3 isoform X2 yields MNVGTAHSEVNPNTRVMNSRGIWLSYVLAIGLLHVVLLSIPFVSVPVVWTLTNLIHNMGMYIFLHTVKGTPFETPDQGKARLLTHWEQMDYGVQFTASRKFLTITPIVL; encoded by the exons ATGAACGTGGGAACAGCACACAGCGAGGTGAACCCCAACACGCGGGTGATGAACAGCCGCGGCATCTGGCTCTCATACGTGCTGGCCATCGGGCTTCTCCACGTCGTGCTGCTCAGCATCCCCTTTGTGAGCGTCCCTGTTGTCTGGACCCTCACCAACCTCATCCACAACATG GGCATGTACATCTTCCTGCACACAGTGAAGGGGACACCCTTTGAGACCCCGGACCAGGGCAAGGCGAGGCTGCTCACCCACTGGGAGCAGATGGACTATGGGGTCCAGTTCACCGCATCTCGGAAATTCCTGACCATCACACCCATCGTGCTGTGA
- the LRRC3C gene encoding leucine-rich repeat-containing protein 3C, with translation MFPPASYLLSLLLVIDAGGAVPSPQGVPHGCYAAEEAGERTFRCSQAGLSAVPTSIPNDTRKLYLDANRLVSVPAGAFQHLPVLEELDLSHNVLAHLSGAAFQGLAGTLRHLDLSANQLASVPVEAFMGLKIQVNLSANPWRCDCALQEVLRRVRLAPGTGTGIVCGPGARPDLVGQEFLPLVGEEELCGMGRGGARRSTDVALLVTMGGWLVLVVAYLAHYVWQNRDETRRPLKRAPMLPVRSEDSSTLSTMV, from the coding sequence ATGTTCCCGCCAGCCAGTTACCTCCTGTCCCTGCTGCTGGTGATAGACGCAGGGGGAGCCGTGCCCAGCCCCCAGGGGGTTCCCCACGGCTGCTATGCGGCAGAGGAAGCTGGGGAGCGGACCTTCCGCTGCAGCCAGGCGGGTCTGAGCGCCGTGCCCACCAGCATCCCCAACGACACCCGCAAGCTCTACCTGGATGCCAACCGGCTGGTGTCGGTGCCAGCTGGTGCCTTCCAGCACCTGCCTGTCCTGGAGGAGCTGGATCTGTCCCATAATGTCCTTGCCCACCTCTCAGGGGCTGCTTTCCAGGGCCTGGCAGGCACACTGCGCCACCTCGACCTCTCTGCCAACCAGCTGGCCTCGGTGCCCGTGGAGGCTTTCATGGGGCTAAAGATCCAAGTGAACCTGTCTGCCAACCCGTGGCGCTGTGACTGTGCCCTCCAGGAGGTGCTCCGTCGGGTGAGGCTGGCCCCGGGCACCGGGACAGGCATCGTGTGTGGCCCGGGAGCCCGACCGGACCTCGTGGGGCAGGAGTTCCTGCCACTGGTAGGGGAGGAAGAGTTGTGTGggatggggcggggcggggcccggCGCAGCACCGACGTGGCCCTGCTGGTTACCATGGGGGGCTGGCTGGTGCTGGTGGTGGCCTATCTGGCCCACTACGTGTGGCAGAACCGGGACGAGACCCGACGTCCCCTCAAGCGGGCCCCCATGCTGCCTGTGCGCTCTGAGGACTCCTCCACCCTCAGCACAATGGTCTGA